In Gimesia benthica, a single window of DNA contains:
- a CDS encoding beta-propeller domain-containing protein, which translates to MQLRNRAHSEPGIAFSQINRFWLLLLMVVCCFTGSIPVDAGEEDSIRHSFLGVGKANRAVIIGEDGAVEWKFDMPASDGWVLPNGNVLLALYGTKEFPHGGVVEVDRKTKQILFQYQGQQKEISTVQPLADGTFLVAELGPEPRAIVINRQGKIVKTTPLQCQKNNTHMQTRMLRVLPNGHYIAPHLLDFAVKEYDPESGAVLQVIATDDRGREKRDWPFTAIRLKNGNTLIACTNGNRIIETNPQGKIIWSVTNADLGENLFYDACGAQRLPNGNTVIASYRAKGDQVKLFEVTPDKKVVWRYTGMKSGFHHFQILTTNGKPVKENTWK; encoded by the coding sequence ATGCAGCTACGGAACCGCGCTCACTCCGAACCTGGCATCGCTTTCTCTCAAATCAACCGCTTCTGGCTGCTACTGCTGATGGTAGTCTGTTGTTTCACGGGAAGCATCCCCGTGGACGCCGGCGAGGAAGATTCCATCCGGCATTCATTTCTGGGAGTGGGCAAGGCAAACCGGGCGGTCATTATTGGAGAGGACGGGGCCGTAGAATGGAAGTTCGACATGCCCGCCAGCGATGGCTGGGTCCTGCCCAACGGCAATGTGTTGCTGGCCCTGTATGGGACCAAGGAGTTTCCCCATGGCGGCGTCGTTGAAGTCGACCGGAAAACAAAACAGATCCTGTTTCAGTACCAGGGGCAGCAGAAAGAAATCAGTACGGTACAACCTTTAGCCGACGGCACTTTCCTCGTCGCTGAACTCGGGCCCGAGCCGCGGGCCATTGTTATCAATCGCCAGGGAAAGATCGTAAAGACGACGCCCCTGCAGTGCCAGAAGAATAATACCCATATGCAGACCCGCATGCTGCGTGTCCTGCCCAACGGCCATTACATCGCCCCGCATCTGCTGGACTTTGCCGTCAAAGAATATGACCCGGAAAGCGGTGCAGTGCTGCAGGTCATCGCGACCGACGATCGGGGCCGCGAGAAACGTGACTGGCCATTCACCGCGATCCGCCTTAAGAATGGCAACACGCTCATTGCCTGCACGAACGGGAACCGCATCATTGAAACCAATCCCCAGGGCAAAATTATCTGGAGTGTAACGAATGCCGATCTGGGAGAAAATCTGTTTTACGATGCCTGTGGTGCCCAGCGATTACCCAACGGAAATACCGTGATTGCCAGCTATCGCGCCAAAGGGGACCAGGTCAAATTGTTCGAAGTGACTCCGGACAAAAAAGTAGTCTGGCGTTATACGGGCATGAAATCCGGCTTTCATCACTTTCAGATCCTGACGACCAACGGCAAACCGGTTAAAGAGAATACCTGGAAATAA
- a CDS encoding sulfatase: MNSLRRVHFILMTCLILLLSGSASAAERPNVLLILVDDLKPALGCYGDPIARTPNIDALAARGMRFERAYCNQAVCAPSRFTLMLGAHSTSTGLYGLGSQLREIVPDAVTLPQYFAQHGGYRTESLGKVFHIGHGNHGDPASFSVPHFHDKVIEYLDPASTQGGKLTREEAYFTNQHLDRIKSLPRGAAFEAPDVADIKYADGRVAAETVKRLQAAHNRRKQEETPFFIVAGFARPHLPFSAPKKYWDLYDPSELPLPENEELPANAPKVAGKRGGEITNYSPVPTERNARFSEDLKRQLIHGYYASTSFVDAQIGKVLDELKRLGLAENTIVVLWGDHGFHLGDLGIWTKHTNYEQANRIPILIAAPGVTQPDSATQQLAESVDLFPTLAELAGLPAPKVPQPLDGVSLVPVLKNPQARVRNHAYHAYPKQKLGRAIRTERYRLVEWKPYRNSNAPAEYELYDYQTDPLETRNLARKQPAVVESLKQILANYPEPLPRNAQPAKKTVQ; the protein is encoded by the coding sequence ATGAATTCGCTGCGCCGCGTGCATTTCATCTTGATGACATGCTTGATTCTTCTGCTGAGCGGGAGTGCCTCAGCTGCCGAACGTCCCAATGTGCTGCTGATTCTCGTCGATGACCTGAAACCCGCGCTGGGCTGTTACGGCGATCCGATCGCCCGGACTCCTAACATCGATGCCCTTGCCGCTCGCGGCATGCGCTTCGAGCGGGCCTACTGTAACCAGGCTGTCTGCGCACCCTCGCGGTTCACCCTCATGCTCGGCGCACATTCCACATCGACCGGCTTATACGGACTGGGCAGTCAGTTGCGCGAAATCGTTCCCGACGCCGTCACCCTCCCGCAATACTTCGCGCAGCACGGCGGTTACCGCACCGAATCGCTGGGCAAAGTCTTTCACATCGGGCACGGCAACCACGGAGATCCCGCTTCTTTCAGCGTGCCGCATTTCCATGACAAGGTGATCGAATACCTCGACCCCGCCAGCACCCAGGGGGGAAAGCTCACCCGCGAAGAAGCCTACTTCACCAATCAGCACCTCGATCGCATTAAATCGCTCCCCCGCGGCGCCGCGTTCGAAGCACCGGATGTGGCGGACATTAAATACGCCGACGGCCGCGTCGCCGCCGAAACGGTCAAACGACTCCAGGCCGCCCACAATCGACGCAAGCAGGAGGAGACGCCGTTCTTCATCGTCGCCGGCTTTGCCCGTCCGCATCTGCCCTTCAGCGCACCAAAGAAATACTGGGACCTCTACGATCCGTCCGAACTGCCACTACCCGAAAATGAAGAACTCCCCGCGAACGCCCCGAAAGTGGCCGGCAAGCGGGGCGGCGAGATTACGAATTACAGCCCCGTGCCGACCGAAAGAAATGCCAGGTTCAGTGAAGACCTCAAGCGTCAACTGATTCACGGCTATTACGCCAGCACCAGTTTCGTCGACGCGCAGATCGGCAAGGTACTCGACGAACTCAAACGCCTGGGACTTGCCGAGAACACGATCGTCGTCTTGTGGGGCGATCACGGTTTTCATCTGGGCGATTTGGGGATCTGGACCAAGCACACGAACTACGAACAGGCCAACCGCATCCCGATTCTCATCGCAGCTCCTGGAGTCACACAGCCCGACTCCGCCACACAGCAGCTCGCCGAAAGCGTGGACCTCTTTCCCACACTGGCCGAGCTCGCCGGCCTCCCGGCCCCCAAGGTGCCCCAGCCCCTCGACGGCGTCAGCCTGGTCCCGGTCCTGAAGAACCCCCAGGCCCGCGTGAGGAACCACGCTTATCACGCCTATCCCAAACAGAAACTGGGCCGCGCGATCCGCACCGAACGTTATCGACTGGTAGAGTGGAAGCCTTACAGGAATTCCAATGCCCCCGCCGAGTATGAACTCTACGACTACCAGACCGACCCGTTAGAAACACGCAACCTGGCCCGGAAACAACCGGCGGTAGTAGAGTCACTCAAACAGATCCTCGCCAACTACCCCGAGCCACTCCCACGCAACGCCCAACCTGCGAAGAAGACTGTGCAGTAG
- a CDS encoding right-handed parallel beta-helix repeat-containing protein, with protein MNRLKSAELTLVPYFLMALLAVVPMHSVSATAGGIEVRVTDDDELRSAVANAKPGSTILLAPGQYRGGLSFHRLQGTAKQPIVIAAADARQPPVIAGGNTCLHLIQPAHVELRNLILQGARGNGLNIDDGGSKDKPAQHIVLSNLTVQNIGSNGNQDGIKLSGLADFQIQNCTVKRWGQKGSGIDMVGCQRGTVSGCTFLEGDKIFGNGVQMKGGSRDITVSRCRFDHAGGRSINIGGSTGLEFFRPEPAGFEARDITVSDCTFIGSMAAIAFVGVDGAHVHHNTIYRPTKWVLRILQENNQSSFVPSRKGRFTNNLIVLRSNEVGEVVNIGSQTAPETFKFADNWWYCQDRPERTRQLVRLPTQETGGSYGQDPKFKNVRGGDFSLQTGSPVKDAGARLKEAPMD; from the coding sequence ATGAATCGATTGAAGTCTGCTGAACTGACTCTGGTCCCTTACTTCCTGATGGCTTTACTGGCAGTCGTCCCAATGCACTCTGTATCTGCAACAGCAGGTGGCATTGAAGTCCGTGTGACGGACGATGATGAATTGCGCAGCGCTGTCGCTAACGCGAAACCGGGGAGCACAATTCTCCTCGCTCCAGGTCAATATCGAGGTGGCTTGAGTTTCCACAGGTTACAGGGTACGGCGAAGCAGCCAATCGTGATTGCGGCAGCAGACGCTCGTCAGCCTCCGGTGATCGCGGGCGGGAACACCTGCCTGCATCTCATTCAACCAGCGCATGTAGAGCTGCGTAATCTCATTCTGCAGGGAGCCCGCGGCAATGGTTTGAACATTGACGATGGCGGCTCCAAAGACAAACCGGCCCAGCACATTGTGCTGAGTAACCTGACCGTCCAGAATATCGGCTCGAACGGTAACCAGGATGGGATCAAGCTGTCGGGCCTGGCTGATTTCCAGATCCAGAACTGCACGGTGAAACGCTGGGGACAAAAAGGCTCCGGCATCGATATGGTGGGTTGTCAGCGGGGAACGGTTTCCGGGTGCACGTTTCTTGAAGGAGACAAGATCTTCGGAAACGGGGTGCAGATGAAAGGGGGCAGTCGTGATATCACCGTGAGCCGTTGTCGCTTTGACCATGCGGGGGGCCGGTCGATTAACATTGGGGGCAGCACCGGGTTGGAATTCTTTCGTCCTGAGCCTGCAGGATTTGAAGCCCGTGATATCACCGTCTCGGACTGCACGTTCATTGGTTCGATGGCGGCGATTGCCTTTGTCGGCGTGGACGGAGCTCACGTGCATCACAATACCATTTATCGACCGACCAAATGGGTTTTGCGAATCCTGCAGGAAAACAATCAGAGCTCATTCGTCCCTTCGCGCAAGGGCCGTTTCACCAACAACCTGATTGTGCTGCGCTCGAACGAAGTCGGTGAAGTCGTCAACATTGGCTCCCAGACCGCCCCGGAAACATTCAAGTTCGCAGACAACTGGTGGTACTGCCAGGACCGCCCCGAGCGCACACGCCAACTGGTAAGGTTGCCCACACAGGAAACCGGCGGATCGTATGGCCAGGACCCGAAGTTCAAGAACGTTCGTGGTGGTGATTTCTCGCTTCAGACAGGGAGTCCTGTGAAGGATGCCGGGGCCCGTCTCAAAGAAGCGCCTATGGATTGA
- a CDS encoding sulfatase family protein: protein MNRCLYAMLCLLLVCASITPASAAPQQKNVLVIVVDDQGFQAGCYGNKVIKTPGIDMLAESGTRFTRAHCTTASCSASRSVIMTGLYNHATGHYGHAHSYNHFSTYTTVKSLPIILEEAGYRTCSIGKYHLAPEYVYHFQEYRNQGIQGNRNSAKMAANAKEWITEDDDRPFFLYYCSSDPHRGGGPDGYSNFNDDPDHYPGVTPIKYKPEQIVVPPWLPNHQEVKEELAEYYQAISRLDQGVVSLIDTLKETGHWEDTLVMFLSDNGPPFPGAKTNLYQPGMNLPLIVRDPTQKKQGITTDALVTWADLVPTILDYCEVTPKPVPPIRPTENNGKRTQGRGKPVPYQFHGRSFRSALNKEHAPDFDEHYASHTFHEITMYYPMRVIISGKYKYIFNIAHELPYPFASDLYRSPTWQGVLKRGDKMYGQRTVYAYLNRPRHELYDLVADPYEGKNLAFEPEHQETLDKLQKKLKAWQEKTKDPWVLKWEYE, encoded by the coding sequence ATGAATCGCTGTCTTTACGCAATGCTCTGCCTGCTGCTGGTCTGTGCTTCAATCACACCAGCGTCCGCTGCTCCGCAACAGAAAAACGTGCTTGTAATCGTGGTCGACGACCAGGGTTTTCAGGCCGGCTGTTACGGTAATAAAGTCATCAAAACGCCGGGCATTGATATGCTGGCCGAATCGGGTACCCGCTTCACCCGGGCCCACTGCACGACCGCCAGTTGTTCCGCCAGTCGCTCCGTGATCATGACAGGTCTGTATAACCACGCGACCGGCCATTACGGACACGCTCACAGCTACAACCACTTCAGCACTTATACTACGGTGAAATCGCTGCCCATCATCCTGGAAGAAGCCGGCTACCGGACCTGCTCAATCGGAAAATATCATCTGGCTCCCGAATACGTTTATCATTTCCAGGAGTATCGCAACCAAGGCATCCAGGGAAATCGCAACTCCGCAAAGATGGCGGCTAACGCGAAAGAGTGGATCACCGAAGACGATGATCGTCCCTTCTTCCTCTACTACTGCAGCAGCGATCCCCACCGTGGCGGCGGCCCCGATGGTTACTCCAACTTTAATGACGATCCCGATCACTACCCCGGCGTGACGCCGATCAAATACAAGCCCGAACAGATTGTCGTGCCACCGTGGCTGCCCAATCATCAGGAAGTCAAAGAGGAACTGGCCGAATACTACCAGGCGATTTCCCGTCTCGACCAGGGCGTGGTCTCGCTGATCGATACGCTCAAAGAGACCGGCCACTGGGAAGACACGCTGGTCATGTTCCTCAGCGATAACGGACCTCCGTTCCCCGGCGCGAAAACGAACCTCTATCAACCCGGTATGAACCTGCCGCTGATCGTGCGGGATCCGACGCAGAAAAAACAGGGCATCACCACCGACGCCCTCGTCACCTGGGCCGACCTCGTCCCGACGATTCTGGATTACTGTGAAGTCACCCCAAAACCTGTTCCCCCGATCCGTCCTACCGAAAACAACGGCAAGCGGACCCAAGGTCGCGGCAAACCCGTGCCTTACCAATTCCACGGCCGTTCGTTCCGCAGTGCATTGAACAAGGAACATGCGCCCGACTTCGACGAACATTACGCTTCACACACGTTCCATGAGATCACGATGTATTACCCGATGCGGGTCATCATCAGCGGCAAGTACAAGTACATCTTCAACATCGCGCACGAACTGCCCTACCCGTTCGCCTCCGATTTATATCGGTCCCCCACGTGGCAGGGTGTGCTCAAGCGGGGTGACAAGATGTACGGGCAGCGGACGGTCTACGCTTACCTGAACCGCCCCCGCCATGAACTGTACGACCTGGTAGCCGATCCCTACGAAGGCAAGAACCTGGCCTTCGAGCCGGAGCACCAGGAAACCCTGGACAAACTGCAGAAAAAGCTGAAAGCCTGGCAGGAAAAGACGAAAGATCCCTGGGTATTGAAGTGGGAATACGAGTAA
- a CDS encoding 3-keto-disaccharide hydrolase produces the protein MITWKRTTLLLALLLAVTSLNLAEAEEAKLNQPPEGFKQLFNGKDLTGWKGLVGNPKTRAKMSPEELAEAQKKADESMNEHWKVVDGIIVFDGKGQSLCTAKDYGDFEMLVDWKIKKDGDSGIYLRGSPQVQIWDPAVKAAGGVGSGGLYNNKKNPSKPLLTADNPVGEWNTFRIKMVGEKVSVWLNGKLVVDDTPLENYWERDKPIYETGQIELQNHGNTLYFRNVFIKELD, from the coding sequence ATGATTACCTGGAAACGCACCACATTGCTGCTGGCTCTGCTGCTGGCCGTGACTTCGCTCAACCTGGCGGAAGCCGAAGAAGCTAAACTGAATCAGCCCCCGGAAGGTTTCAAGCAACTCTTCAACGGCAAAGACCTGACCGGCTGGAAAGGCCTGGTGGGCAACCCCAAAACACGGGCCAAGATGAGCCCTGAAGAACTGGCCGAAGCTCAGAAAAAAGCTGACGAGAGCATGAACGAGCACTGGAAGGTCGTGGATGGCATCATCGTCTTTGACGGTAAAGGTCAGAGCCTGTGCACCGCCAAAGATTACGGCGACTTTGAAATGCTGGTCGACTGGAAGATCAAGAAAGACGGCGACAGCGGTATCTATCTGCGTGGTTCGCCACAGGTGCAGATCTGGGATCCGGCTGTGAAAGCCGCAGGCGGCGTCGGTTCCGGCGGACTCTACAACAACAAAAAGAACCCCAGCAAACCACTGCTGACCGCCGATAATCCTGTGGGTGAATGGAACACGTTCCGCATTAAAATGGTCGGCGAAAAAGTCAGCGTCTGGCTCAACGGCAAACTGGTCGTCGACGACACTCCGCTGGAAAACTACTGGGAGCGGGACAAGCCGATCTACGAAACCGGTCAGATCGAGTTGCAGAACCACGGCAACACACTTTATTTCCGCAATGTGTTTATCAAAGAACTGGATTAG
- a CDS encoding DUF58 domain-containing protein encodes MLSKDAPLSDPTALARFGKLDVVTRLVVEGFMMGQHKSPFKGASVEFVEHRQYYPGDEIRHIDWRAYGKTGKYYVKEFEEETNLRCYLLLDCSGSMAYAGKTLSKFDYAKQLAAALGYLLLSQRDAVGLITFDSKRRDFIQPSANPKNFGQMLEILENAKPRHETAISTVLSEVQPLIKRRSLVVLISDCFDEPEALTTTLKQLRHDRHEVLLFQVVAPEEEEFPFSKPTQFRSLELRGHHQLVDPHQLRARYLEQYQEFCATLARQCGSVHVDYLKFRTTDPYHLALGAFLNQRTRPGRK; translated from the coding sequence ATGCTGTCAAAGGACGCGCCACTTTCAGACCCCACCGCGCTGGCCCGGTTTGGCAAACTCGATGTTGTCACCCGGCTCGTCGTGGAAGGTTTCATGATGGGACAGCACAAGAGTCCTTTCAAAGGAGCCAGTGTTGAATTCGTGGAGCATCGGCAGTATTACCCGGGCGACGAAATCCGTCATATCGACTGGCGGGCCTACGGCAAGACCGGGAAGTATTACGTTAAGGAGTTCGAGGAAGAGACCAACCTCCGCTGTTACCTGCTGCTCGACTGTTCGGGCAGCATGGCTTATGCCGGCAAGACGCTCAGCAAGTTCGACTATGCGAAACAACTGGCGGCAGCGCTGGGTTACCTGCTGCTCAGTCAACGCGACGCGGTGGGGTTGATCACCTTCGACAGCAAACGCCGCGACTTCATTCAGCCTTCAGCCAATCCGAAGAATTTCGGTCAGATGCTGGAGATCCTGGAGAATGCCAAACCGCGACACGAAACCGCGATCTCGACCGTCCTGTCCGAAGTGCAGCCGCTGATCAAACGCCGCAGTCTGGTCGTGTTGATCTCCGACTGTTTCGATGAACCCGAGGCACTGACGACCACCCTCAAACAACTCCGCCACGATCGGCATGAAGTGCTGCTGTTCCAGGTCGTGGCACCGGAGGAGGAAGAGTTCCCCTTCAGCAAGCCGACCCAGTTCCGTAGCCTCGAGTTGCGGGGACATCATCAACTGGTCGACCCGCACCAGCTGCGGGCTCGCTACCTGGAGCAGTATCAGGAATTCTGTGCGACACTGGCCCGGCAGTGCGGCTCGGTGCACGTGGATTATCTCAAGTTTCGCACGACCGACCCCTATCATCTGGCGCTGGGGGCATTCCTCAATCAGCGCACCCGCCCCGGACGCAAGTAG
- a CDS encoding FG-GAP repeat domain-containing protein — protein MYTLMRKRANVICLLGFWLLGHPLQAEEPDRGTPWQIHIIDDSSRGADGVKLYDIDGDGLLDLTTGWEEGGITRIYRNPGPDKVKATWPALTVGKTPQVEDAAWIDLEHKGTCRAVVSCSEGKTRSVFVHWTPEDKPFENTWEQAVIPASKDRMMWMFAIPAKLSQDASGGEVLVAAGKGPGAEIGWFECTGEPRDLSSYQWHPLAPAGWIMSLYAVDMDGDGDQDLLTTDRKGKHRGCRWLENPGSDSSKGKPWQNHWVGGQDREVMFAHLADLDQDGLQDILVVSRAPDEVHWYRRLDQSGLKWDHRVIPYPQNTGGGKGVAVGDLDRDGQLDLVLSCEHAAPPRSGMFWLRGTRDGDQFNWEPREISGPQGIKYDRIELLDLDADGDLDVLCCEERHKKRGLGLFWYENPGQK, from the coding sequence ATGTACACGCTGATGAGAAAACGCGCGAACGTGATCTGTCTGCTGGGCTTCTGGCTTCTGGGGCATCCATTGCAGGCGGAGGAGCCGGACCGTGGCACTCCCTGGCAGATCCATATCATAGATGACTCTTCCCGCGGTGCAGACGGTGTGAAACTCTATGATATAGACGGCGACGGTCTGTTGGACCTGACCACCGGCTGGGAAGAGGGGGGCATCACCCGTATCTACCGCAATCCGGGACCTGATAAGGTGAAAGCGACCTGGCCTGCGTTGACCGTTGGTAAAACACCCCAGGTGGAAGACGCTGCCTGGATCGATCTCGAGCACAAAGGCACCTGCCGGGCGGTCGTCAGTTGTAGTGAAGGGAAAACGCGGTCCGTCTTCGTGCATTGGACGCCTGAAGATAAACCGTTTGAAAACACCTGGGAGCAGGCTGTGATCCCCGCCTCGAAAGATCGCATGATGTGGATGTTCGCTATCCCCGCGAAACTCAGCCAGGATGCAAGCGGAGGGGAAGTTCTGGTGGCAGCCGGTAAAGGACCGGGGGCCGAGATTGGCTGGTTTGAATGTACCGGCGAACCGCGGGATCTGTCGTCCTATCAATGGCATCCACTTGCCCCAGCTGGCTGGATCATGTCTCTCTATGCCGTCGACATGGACGGCGATGGTGACCAGGACCTGTTAACCACGGATCGCAAAGGGAAGCACCGCGGATGCCGCTGGCTCGAGAATCCAGGTTCCGACAGTTCTAAAGGGAAGCCGTGGCAAAATCACTGGGTCGGCGGTCAGGATCGCGAAGTGATGTTTGCCCATCTGGCGGATCTCGACCAGGATGGCCTGCAGGATATTCTGGTGGTTTCGCGGGCTCCCGATGAAGTGCACTGGTACCGTCGCCTGGATCAGAGTGGTCTGAAATGGGATCACCGCGTTATTCCTTATCCCCAAAACACGGGAGGTGGAAAGGGAGTTGCCGTAGGAGATCTGGACAGGGATGGTCAACTGGACCTGGTCCTCAGTTGTGAACATGCCGCGCCACCCAGGTCCGGGATGTTCTGGCTCCGCGGTACTCGCGACGGAGATCAGTTCAACTGGGAGCCACGGGAAATCAGCGGTCCCCAAGGAATCAAGTATGACCGCATCGAACTGCTGGACCTTGATGCCGACGGCGATCTGGATGTGCTCTGCTGCGAAGAACGCCACAAGAAACGCGGGCTCGGTTTGTTCTGGTATGAAAACCCGGGTCAGAAATAA
- a CDS encoding efflux RND transporter periplasmic adaptor subunit has product MTTDESSSIENVWQEIEELVMGLAQISRTEISSQRFYSELVERAIQGLSARGALLWIPDSHRDFELIEQQGLNPETDPILGLSQEQVHRHRMLLNEVLLENEPASIAAGTGLSAEHQGKNPLSENLILCPVRIMRDSVASIGILEIIHAAPRSYEAQEGYLRFISALCEISEDFCQHQQLLKLQELETLWEEFERFSEHVHLHLDTQQTAYIIANEGRLLINCDRVSVLQRSGSAYRLLAASGVESIERRSESVQRLETLVNRIQALNRPYWNWEADQNYPPQITEPLHAYLDLAASRSLMIFPLKHITQESTEPVNNTRLHDQSSPAEQTIGAIVVEQFHEASAGQTFLDRSLAVARHGGTALYNALQYESFPFFPVLKFWSHSPVRKRQLTWRKLATAGVVLAVIAALLILIPADFTIEGTGTLQPVDQQNIFATADGIVDQILVQQGDEVTQDQTLLTLRDSELELESSRVRGEIQTVQKRLAVIQAARLELNPTDADALQRANRLTAEQEELNERLKSLTEQRTLLKNQQDALLLKSPIAGEVLTWDLQEKLLARPVQRGQRLLTVARLAGPWELKMQVPDSEVGHVLEAQRRSETPLNVCFLLLTDPDQTYTGTIQSIAATAEPDQEGTPAVQITVKLDRESMKGLRPGASVLPQIDCGQRSLGYVWLRRLWETVQREFFLF; this is encoded by the coding sequence ATGACAACTGACGAATCCTCTTCCATCGAAAATGTCTGGCAGGAGATCGAAGAGCTCGTAATGGGGCTGGCGCAAATCTCACGTACCGAGATTTCGAGTCAGCGGTTCTATTCCGAACTGGTGGAGCGGGCCATCCAGGGTCTCAGCGCGCGAGGCGCCCTGCTCTGGATTCCGGATTCGCACAGGGACTTCGAACTCATTGAACAACAGGGGCTGAATCCCGAAACCGATCCGATTCTGGGCCTCAGCCAGGAGCAGGTCCATCGACACCGGATGCTGCTCAACGAAGTCCTGCTTGAGAACGAACCTGCCAGTATCGCTGCCGGAACCGGATTGTCGGCAGAACACCAGGGAAAGAATCCCCTCTCAGAAAATCTGATTCTCTGTCCCGTCCGCATCATGCGTGATTCGGTTGCCAGCATCGGAATCCTGGAAATCATCCATGCCGCGCCCCGCTCTTACGAGGCGCAGGAAGGTTACCTGCGGTTCATCAGCGCGCTGTGTGAAATCTCAGAAGACTTCTGTCAGCATCAACAGTTGCTCAAACTCCAGGAACTGGAAACGCTCTGGGAAGAGTTCGAACGATTCTCCGAACACGTGCATCTGCACCTGGATACGCAACAGACGGCCTACATCATTGCCAATGAAGGGCGGCTGCTCATCAACTGTGACCGGGTCTCGGTACTGCAACGGAGCGGTTCTGCCTATCGCCTGCTGGCCGCCAGTGGAGTTGAGAGTATTGAACGCCGTTCCGAATCGGTACAGCGACTGGAAACACTCGTCAATCGTATTCAGGCTTTGAATCGACCTTACTGGAACTGGGAAGCGGATCAGAACTATCCCCCGCAGATCACCGAACCGCTGCACGCCTATCTTGACCTGGCGGCCTCCCGTTCGCTGATGATTTTCCCGTTGAAACACATCACCCAGGAATCAACAGAACCGGTTAATAATACCCGACTGCATGACCAGAGCAGTCCCGCGGAACAGACGATTGGCGCGATCGTTGTCGAGCAGTTTCACGAAGCAAGTGCCGGACAGACTTTTCTTGATCGTTCTCTGGCGGTAGCGCGGCACGGGGGAACGGCCCTCTATAATGCGCTACAGTATGAAAGCTTTCCTTTCTTTCCCGTACTTAAATTCTGGTCGCATTCACCTGTCCGCAAACGACAATTGACCTGGCGGAAACTGGCGACTGCCGGGGTGGTACTGGCCGTGATCGCGGCCCTGCTGATCCTGATCCCTGCTGACTTCACGATAGAAGGAACCGGCACTCTACAACCCGTCGATCAACAGAACATCTTCGCGACCGCTGATGGCATCGTCGACCAGATCCTTGTTCAACAGGGAGACGAAGTCACTCAAGATCAGACACTGCTCACGCTGCGTGACTCGGAATTGGAACTCGAATCCAGTCGCGTGCGGGGCGAGATCCAGACGGTCCAGAAACGTCTCGCCGTAATTCAGGCGGCACGCCTCGAACTCAATCCGACCGACGCCGATGCCCTGCAACGCGCCAACCGGCTGACTGCGGAACAGGAAGAACTCAACGAACGACTCAAAAGTCTGACCGAACAGCGGACCCTGCTGAAGAATCAACAGGATGCCCTGCTGCTCAAAAGCCCTATCGCGGGAGAAGTCCTTACGTGGGATCTGCAGGAGAAACTATTGGCCCGCCCGGTCCAGCGGGGACAACGTCTGCTCACCGTAGCTCGCCTGGCCGGCCCCTGGGAACTGAAAATGCAGGTACCCGACTCTGAAGTGGGACACGTTCTGGAAGCGCAACGTCGAAGTGAGACGCCCCTCAATGTCTGCTTCTTATTATTGACAGATCCGGACCAGACTTATACCGGCACCATTCAATCGATCGCAGCCACTGCGGAACCTGACCAGGAAGGAACCCCCGCCGTGCAGATCACGGTCAAACTGGATCGTGAATCGATGAAAGGGCTGCGTCCGGGGGCATCAGTACTTCCTCAGATCGATTGTGGCCAACGTTCGCTGGGCTATGTCTGGCTCAGACGGTTATGGGAAACCGTTCAACGGGAATTCTTCCTGTTCTGA